The Terriglobia bacterium genome includes a region encoding these proteins:
- the bshC gene encoding bacillithiol biosynthesis cysteine-adding enzyme BshC: MESQCVSFASIPCTSRLFSDYLSHFERVKKFYAQPPLGRDWWPAETKKIQYPPERRKAVADILERQNRDFGAGEKTLANIQRLREGAPAVVTGQQVGLFGGPLFVMLKAITAAMHAENAGAVPVFWLAAEDHDFAEISSVNLPSAESLQKISVNVAHAEGAPVGTIVFADEITAAVHQVEALFGASEVTELLAASYRKGENFGSAFAKFYAKVFAGLGIIFLNALDPELHRIAQPIYRAALEKSGVINQALQARNQELEAAGYHAQVKVTPSHTLCFYQENGVRTPVRDSGGDFLIGDRKVSQAELLKETERCPERFSANVLLRPVVQDFLLPTLCYIGGPAEVAYFAQIETVYRNLAPRVTPILPRIFATLIEPRQAKLLDRYALTLPDIFVVPEQLREAVAARALPESTLKSFDAAADHLEQAIALMQSPLEKLDRTLLDAAENAASKMRYQLQGLRDKAARAEARKNSELHRHADELSMLLYPNKQLQEREVGGLYFLLKYGMGVVEKIKESANARCADHQVIPLQNL, encoded by the coding sequence GTGGAATCCCAGTGCGTGTCGTTCGCGAGCATTCCCTGCACCAGCCGTCTTTTTAGCGACTATCTAAGTCATTTTGAACGCGTTAAGAAGTTCTATGCGCAGCCTCCGTTGGGCCGCGATTGGTGGCCCGCCGAGACCAAAAAGATCCAGTATCCGCCCGAGCGGCGCAAGGCCGTGGCTGACATTCTGGAACGGCAGAACCGTGACTTCGGCGCCGGCGAAAAGACATTGGCCAACATCCAGCGCTTGCGGGAAGGCGCGCCGGCGGTGGTGACCGGCCAGCAGGTCGGTTTGTTTGGCGGGCCGCTGTTTGTGATGTTGAAGGCCATCACCGCGGCCATGCACGCGGAAAATGCCGGCGCTGTCCCGGTTTTCTGGCTGGCAGCGGAAGACCATGACTTCGCCGAGATCAGCTCGGTCAATCTGCCATCGGCTGAATCTCTGCAAAAGATCTCCGTCAACGTTGCCCATGCCGAAGGCGCGCCGGTGGGCACGATTGTTTTCGCCGACGAGATCACCGCGGCCGTGCATCAGGTGGAAGCGCTGTTTGGGGCGTCCGAAGTCACCGAACTTCTGGCGGCGAGTTATCGCAAAGGCGAGAACTTTGGCAGCGCCTTCGCCAAGTTCTATGCGAAAGTCTTTGCTGGTTTAGGAATCATCTTCTTGAACGCGTTGGATCCGGAGTTGCACCGAATCGCGCAGCCCATTTACCGCGCGGCGCTGGAGAAATCAGGTGTCATCAACCAGGCGCTGCAAGCACGCAACCAGGAACTGGAGGCTGCGGGTTATCACGCTCAGGTGAAAGTGACGCCTTCGCACACGCTGTGTTTCTATCAGGAAAATGGCGTGCGCACGCCGGTCCGCGACAGCGGTGGAGACTTCCTCATCGGCGACCGCAAGGTCTCGCAAGCCGAGTTGCTCAAGGAGACGGAGCGATGTCCGGAGCGATTCAGCGCCAACGTGCTGTTGCGTCCGGTGGTCCAGGACTTTCTACTGCCCACGCTGTGTTACATCGGCGGGCCCGCGGAAGTAGCCTACTTCGCCCAGATTGAAACGGTCTACCGCAATCTTGCCCCGCGCGTGACTCCGATCCTCCCGCGAATTTTTGCCACACTGATTGAACCCCGCCAGGCCAAACTGCTGGACCGCTACGCTCTCACCTTGCCCGATATCTTTGTGGTACCGGAGCAGCTTCGCGAAGCCGTGGCCGCGCGCGCGCTGCCGGAGAGCACTCTGAAGAGTTTTGATGCGGCAGCCGACCATCTGGAGCAGGCCATCGCGCTCATGCAATCGCCGTTGGAAAAGCTGGACCGCACGCTGCTGGACGCCGCGGAAAACGCCGCGTCCAAGATGCGCTATCAATTGCAAGGTCTTCGCGACAAAGCGGCCCGCGCGGAGGCCCGCAAGAACTCAGAACTCCATCGCCACGCGGACGAGCTATCCATGCTCTTGTACCCCAACAAGCAATTGCAGGAAAGGGAAGTGGGCGGTTTGTATTTCCTGCTCAAGTATGGGATGGGAGTGGTAGAGAAGATAAAGGAATCGGCGAACGCCCGTTGCGCGGACCATCAAGTAATACCGTTGCAAAATCTCTAA
- a CDS encoding DUF4126 domain-containing protein: MGGFSFLGISPAFSLNLSQQEILAIVVGASFAAGLNVYATVATLGLLSHAHLFQLPSALHPLSSWTVIVIAALLFVLEFFADKIPVFDLIWNGLNTFVRVPVAALLSWGATQQLSPLAHVLVTVLAAVIALAAHGGKTAVRAAVTPSPEPFSNIALSLGEDVFAVGITWLATQHPVAAAVIVGIALIVVVITIRAVWRALKKLFSLSGPETKSTV; this comes from the coding sequence ATGGGCGGCTTTTCTTTTTTGGGAATCTCGCCCGCCTTTTCCTTGAACCTGAGCCAGCAGGAGATCCTGGCGATTGTGGTGGGCGCCAGCTTTGCCGCCGGACTCAACGTGTACGCCACCGTGGCCACGTTGGGCCTGCTCTCCCACGCGCACCTTTTCCAGCTTCCATCCGCATTGCATCCCTTGAGTTCGTGGACGGTCATCGTCATCGCGGCTCTGCTTTTCGTGCTGGAGTTCTTTGCCGATAAGATTCCGGTTTTCGACCTGATCTGGAACGGGCTCAACACCTTCGTCCGGGTTCCCGTAGCGGCCTTGCTTTCCTGGGGAGCAACGCAGCAGCTTTCTCCGCTCGCCCATGTGCTGGTCACTGTGCTCGCCGCGGTCATCGCGCTGGCGGCCCACGGAGGCAAGACGGCGGTCCGCGCCGCAGTGACGCCTTCCCCGGAACCTTTCTCCAATATCGCCCTGAGCCTGGGCGAAGACGTGTTTGCCGTTGGCATCACCTGGCTGGCGACGCAGCACCCGGTGGCGGCGGCGGTCATTGTTGGCATCGCCTTGATTGTGGTGGTCATCACGATTCGCGCCGTGTGGCGCGCATTGAAGAAGCTGTTCAGCCTCAGCGGGCCGGAGACTAAGTCCACAGTTTGA
- a CDS encoding inorganic phosphate transporter — MFIALSFDFINGFHDAANSIATVVSTRVLSPRLAVVWAAAFNFIAAFVFGTAVAKTISSGLVDATQVTQYVILAALAGAIIWDLLTWWWGLPTSSSHALIGGLAGAAIAKAGWQVLVHEPKLHWPIIGDIPGLGAKWMSTLIFIVLAPLIGLIIGLALMIMMSWIFQRSAPRTVDKLFRRLQLLSAAAYSLGHGGNDAQKTMGIIAGALLAGGYLTPAQFLVGWGPYKWWIILGANAAIAMGTYFGGWRIVHTMGSKITKLKPVGGFCAEGAGAITLFVLAMKGIPVSTTHTITGAIVGVGSTGRLSAVRWGVAKRIVWAWVLTIPASAAVAAITFWLLHFFVPSA, encoded by the coding sequence ATTTTCATCGCGCTGTCGTTTGACTTCATCAACGGCTTCCACGACGCGGCCAATAGCATCGCCACCGTGGTGTCAACGCGCGTGCTCTCTCCGCGCCTGGCGGTGGTGTGGGCGGCCGCCTTCAATTTCATCGCGGCTTTCGTTTTCGGGACGGCCGTGGCCAAGACCATCAGCAGCGGGCTGGTGGACGCCACGCAGGTCACGCAATATGTGATTTTGGCGGCGCTGGCGGGAGCGATCATCTGGGACTTGCTCACGTGGTGGTGGGGCCTACCGACGTCTTCTTCGCACGCGCTGATCGGCGGCCTGGCCGGAGCGGCCATCGCCAAAGCCGGCTGGCAGGTTCTGGTGCACGAACCGAAACTCCACTGGCCGATCATCGGCGACATCCCCGGCCTGGGGGCCAAATGGATGTCCACTTTGATCTTCATCGTGCTGGCCCCGCTGATCGGTTTGATCATCGGGCTTGCCCTGATGATCATGATGTCCTGGATTTTTCAGCGCAGCGCTCCGCGAACAGTGGACAAACTGTTTCGCCGCTTGCAATTGCTCTCCGCCGCGGCGTACAGCCTGGGCCACGGCGGCAACGACGCGCAAAAGACCATGGGCATTATTGCCGGCGCGCTGCTGGCCGGCGGATATCTGACGCCCGCGCAGTTCCTGGTCGGTTGGGGGCCGTATAAATGGTGGATCATCCTGGGCGCCAATGCGGCCATTGCGATGGGGACGTATTTCGGCGGCTGGCGAATTGTTCACACCATGGGTTCGAAAATCACCAAGCTCAAGCCCGTCGGCGGGTTCTGTGCGGAAGGGGCAGGGGCCATTACGCTTTTCGTGCTGGCGATGAAAGGCATTCCTGTTAGCACCACACACACCATTACCGGAGCGATTGTCGGCGTGGGATCAACGGGTAGACTTTCCGCTGTGCGCTGGGGCGTGGCCAAACGTATTGTCTGGGCCTGGGTCCTCACGATTCCGGCGTCTGCGGCGGTTGCGGCGATTACCTTCTGGCTGCTCCACTTCTTCGTGCCCAGCGCCTAA
- a CDS encoding DUF47 family protein, translated as MFRFIPRDTRFFELFAEMANNLADGARLLKQTLDDFQNVELRVQQLKGIEHRGDDMTHNVLTKLNQTFITPFDREDIYRLASSLDDVLDFIYAAGVRLIMYKITSAPPAASRLAEIVVQQADQLSFALAKLEKKGDTVLEHCVEINRLENEADQVARAAIGALFDKEKDPISLIKMKELYEVLETATDKAEDAANVLEGVVLKSA; from the coding sequence ATGTTCCGATTTATCCCTCGCGATACCAGGTTTTTTGAACTCTTTGCCGAGATGGCCAACAATCTCGCCGACGGCGCCCGTCTGCTGAAACAGACGCTGGATGATTTCCAGAACGTGGAGTTGCGGGTGCAGCAGCTCAAAGGCATTGAGCATCGCGGCGACGATATGACACACAACGTCCTGACCAAGCTGAACCAGACGTTTATCACGCCGTTTGACCGCGAAGATATCTACCGCTTGGCGTCGTCACTGGACGACGTGCTGGATTTTATTTACGCCGCGGGCGTACGGCTGATCATGTACAAGATCACCAGCGCTCCGCCGGCAGCCTCGCGCCTGGCGGAAATTGTGGTGCAACAGGCCGACCAGCTTTCGTTCGCCCTGGCCAAGCTGGAGAAGAAGGGCGACACCGTGCTGGAACACTGCGTGGAGATCAATCGCCTGGAAAATGAAGCGGACCAAGTGGCCCGCGCGGCCATTGGCGCACTCTTTGACAAGGAAAAGGACCCGATTTCGCTGATCAAGATGAAAGAGCTGTATGAAGTCCTGGAGACGGCCACCGACAAAGCGGAAGACGCCGCCAACGTGCTGGAAGGCGTCGTGCTCAAGAGCGCCTAA
- a CDS encoding PaaI family thioesterase, translating into MENESSLSRLREFMSSAVPYWQTLGLELKEVAPGRAVFEAVVRPDLLQNKLLHGGVVASMADSACAVAGISTVFPASYATTINLQVSFLRPVVEGRFRAEGKCIKAGRNVLFCEANVFDEKQALVGTCTSQLLVIPLKR; encoded by the coding sequence ATGGAAAATGAGAGTTCCCTTAGCCGTTTGCGCGAATTCATGTCCAGCGCTGTGCCTTATTGGCAGACGCTGGGACTTGAACTGAAAGAAGTCGCCCCAGGACGAGCGGTGTTTGAGGCCGTGGTCCGACCAGATCTTTTGCAGAACAAGCTGCTGCACGGCGGCGTGGTGGCGTCCATGGCCGATTCGGCCTGCGCGGTGGCGGGCATCTCCACGGTGTTTCCAGCAAGCTACGCCACCACCATTAATCTCCAAGTGTCGTTTCTCCGGCCGGTGGTTGAAGGACGATTCCGCGCCGAAGGCAAGTGCATCAAGGCCGGACGCAACGTTCTGTTCTGCGAAGCCAATGTGTTCGACGAAAAACAAGCGTTGGTTGGGACCTGCACTTCGCAGCTGCTAGTCATCCCTTTGAAGAGATAA